A segment of the Toxotes jaculatrix isolate fToxJac2 chromosome 2, fToxJac2.pri, whole genome shotgun sequence genome:
AGAAGACATTCAACAGGATCCTTTCAATCTTTcaacattttgttgtattttgttttctttcttaatgCTCGGGCTGCTTGGGACGAACTGCAAGGCTGCATATTGCACAGATATGATACAGAAATTAACAACAGCAAGAGATATTAAAACACAAGCCTCCTAATATCTAAATGTATGGCAAATTAATCACTTTTGCTCATTGTAAGGATTAGATTCCATTgattgaaaacaagaaaaaataactGGTTAAGTGGTTATGGTAAGGCTGGGGCCAGGTATTGCATTATAGGATACAACTGGTTGGGGGTAGAGATAAGGTTAGGTTCAGGTTAAAGGAAAATGGACTTTACTTCCTACGTATCTGCTCCTGCGCTTTGGAATTAAGCACCAgccttacattttttttcttctactgaCGTGGAGCATGTATATACTGTACGTTCTCTGTAATAATCACGGTTTTAAAAATCTTGACTGCAATTTAAGACAACTGATAAGACTACTAAAATTTTACAGGTAAAGATGAAAGTACAAATACTTAAACCaaagacatacttttttttgtagcatCGTTTTTTTTTCCGTGCCTCACTTAGTACCAATACAACAAAAAGTACATCCGTAAAAGTTAGGCTACTTCAAGTATAAAAAGCAAAAGTACTTGttctacagaaaaaaatgccccATGGCGGGCATATTATTATGTATTACATAATAGTTTCTTAATActgatgcattcatgtgtaaGCAGtgacaatatatatatatatagtataaatAGTATAGTGCAACTTGCACATATTGAACACTGGTGGTGATATGGTTGGTGGGCTCTGCATCCCTCCTCAGCACGTGGGCCCTTGATGCTGATGAACTGTCAGAACTGAGCGCATGCGCGTTGAGATCATGGGAATTTCCAACAGTTGAGGAGGCGTAGCTAGCCACGGCTAGCACTTGTTAAAGGTAAGATGTGCGGGTGGTGGTGTTTCTACTAACAGAACGGTGTGATCTCTCAGCTGAAGCAGACCTGGACTTGGTCGTTAAAGAGTCACACCGCAATTACAGTATATGTTTAAATAACTAACTCTGAAATCGCCAAAGATGTGTGTTTAGCGATGGACCGCCCTGCTAGCTAAAGCAATTGTTAGCTAGACAGCTGCGCAGAAATGGGCGTTCACTGCTTAGCTTATACTCAGCTAGGGGCCCATGCCAGTCACAGCATCGTGTTTTGTGGGGTTTGGAAGAAATGAAGAATTAACCTACAAGATGTCCTGACACTGTATCCTTTTTTAGCAGCATTGGTCGTGGCGGACTGGTTCTGTTGCATTTGATGCGCAATTGTAAGACATGCTGATGTTGTTAGCTAAAGCTTGCTAGCTTGCTAAACGGATGCTTGCTAAGGTTGATGTGTGAGGTAACTGGAATAGCCGGCCAGATTGCCAGGGGACGGGAAACACAATCCTTCCTCTACTGTGGTCTAAGCCTCGTTGCGGATTTTAGGCTTACACGCATCCATACTTCTAATTTTGCGTTCTTAATTCAAGCTAACTAATGCTAAGTGCAGGCTACAGGTCACACGTAGTACCGATAGCTCACATATTCGCTGGCGCAAACAGGAACGCAAAACAAGCTAGAGCTAGATCTGTCAACAGTAAACCACGATCCTAATTATATACACTGTAGTCCCccctattttttttgtttgttttgtttttttggtggcGTACATCGTGATAATTATGTCCTATTAGCTGTATGGCCGACATAATATAGCCTACACAATGCATCTCCACATCATCCCACTTAGACACTGTTTCTCAAAACAGATACTTTTAGACACCCTCCCTCTTATCCGAatcatcagggtttttttttaaacactctTAGTAATGGTTGTtacaaattcattttgttttggacTTAATTAACACTGTCTGAATTAGTAGAAAGAAATTTGGCCCaagtttccttctgtttttgtgtgcgtcagactgagaaatttcagtttttttcaacGCTCTCTTGTGTCATTACAGCTTGGAGACAACTCAGAAGAATCACACGGCTGTGTCTTCACGATGAGTGACCTTGAACTCCTCACATGCTGAAACCAAGAAATGGAATAGATACAACTCTGGATTAACAGAGTGTGAAGCAAAAGCTCCTCCTGACCTCATCTTGCACGACATAGGCCTGTTTGTCTGGAAACAAGTTAGGCTTTAAGCCAGTACCAGAGATGCCCGTAAGAAGGCATCCACACAGGCTGCAGCCTAGCTACGCCAACTGAAAGCACCAGACAACTACGTCTCTTGTTTAGAGGATGTCCTGCTGATTGGACGCAACGTCTCATTCTTCTTCCACCTCTCCAAAACGTTATTAACGTTcagtgtgtgccagtgtgtacAGTGAATAATGGTGACAAAAAATGGTGCTTGAATGTAGCATCCTTGTGCCGGGTATGCTAAAAGGGGTGAGGCTCTCTCAGAAAAGTATAACAGCTGACTGATAGTCTGCTGCCCAAAATGGATTCCAAGTTAAAAGAGGACCTGTTTCGGAGGTATGTGACGGCACTGGAGAGGCGTCTGGAAGAGGGAGGGGAATACACAAGGATTGGAACTGCACCAGAGGGGGACAAAAGCAGACACAAGGACAATGAGGCCCTACTCTCCACAGCCACAGCTCTACTAGGGGCCTACCAGCCAGATCCGGCACAACGTTTCCGTATGGTGCGTTTCTATGAGGTGGTGGAGAACTCGCTCCGTTGCCAGAGAGGGAGCAACCTAAAGAGCCTGGAGAGAGCCTTCCACACCCTGGAAACTATCTGCACCAacctcttgctcttcccttGGAAGAAGGAGTTCAGATGTATAAAGGTGAGTTTATTCACAGGGTTGTCATTTTATTCTTActtaaagctgtttttaaatgtgacatCAACCGATATTTCATCAGCTTACAATCTTGCTTTCCGTTGGATAGTACATTGATCACACTTTTATACATTTCCTAATCTCTGTATGAACATACCATACAAACACGTGAAAAATAAAGCGgtttgcaaagaaataaaatattatttttatattacgATTTTGATATGATCTTTCACAACCTTAAGATGGAAATGAGTATTCTTTTCACGACACCTTTTCTAAGTTTACCACCTCCATTGAAGTAGCTGTGCCACCGGTCACCAAGACTGCAGTGATCTGTAGTGATAATGTAGAAAGGAAGTGCAGAATATTTACAGATTCACAGTGATGTGTGGGCTGCACTGTCAGCTTTTTGTCTGCAAAGTTGATCAAGCACCTAATAACATATACAAAATACAGTAATATAAGTCTACACAATATTTGCACCCAATGTATTTTCAATAATGTACATCCTATAATATAATTAGCATCTACAAATGCTCTGTATAAttcctgtttaatatttagtttgttagagtatttcttttttaatcataaCACCATGCAATGATAATAAGGGAAACATGACCACCAAAACTGACACAGGACTCGAACCTGCTACCCTAAATAGCTagtcttattttatttaatgcttTACCTTTAGAcaatatctgtatgtgtgttcatattTTGTAATGTTATTAAAAGTTAAACATCTGTAAAATTTGTAAACACTGTAGCAAAACAAACCTATACTTTTAAGTATGTGATATTAGAGGATTAGCATGTGAGATCTGGTTTTAGTGTAGATTTTAGCTTTATCATGTCAAGCTGTTTTAATTAAGTGGAACTAATGCTGATTAGCTTATTTCTCTTTTAGACCTTCACTGGCCCATACGTGTACCATCTGCAGTCTGCCATTTCTGATGCTGAACTCCGATCTCTAATGCGCACCATTGGCTACGCCTGTGACCATGATTCGCAGTTCCATTTGCAGGAGCACCCAGGAGGCACAAATCATCTCCGCCAGTTAGCGTTTGAGCTCTTCCTGGCCCAGGCAGAATGTCGTCTTCTGGGAGAGGTAGTGGCTCTGGCCCGTGGTTCAGCCTCAGAGCTGGAGGCCCTGGAACTCCGCAGAGGTTGCAGAGATGATGCAGCTGGCTGTGCTGAGGCGCTCCGCAGACGCGATAGCCTTGGGGCAGATATGGCTCGGCTGTCTGTGCGGCCGGTGGATATAGAGAGGCCACATGCCCACCACCTGAGGCGAGGTAGCCGACCATCTAAGTCTGTGGATGTTACAGATGGGGCTGGTCACTGGCACGCAGCGGTTAGCAAGCCTGTCTTGAAGGCCTCATTGAGTCTGAGGAAGGAGCCTCTGTTTGTGGATGCAGAGGAAGATATGAAGGATGAGATCATCAGGCCCAGCACCTCAGcatctctcttctctgtggTGGCTCCACCTTCTTACAGCCCTGTTGCAGATTTCCACCCAATTCAGTCACCTCCCCCGGCTGATGCTTACACATCCTACCACCTGTCCTCTTTGGATGAGATTGACTTGTACACCGAGAGGGGTGGTGCTGGGACGGGAGGAAGGCAGACTCCTTCTCGACCCCCATCCAGAGAGCCTCGGGAGGCAAGGGATGGGTGGCTGCTTAAAGCTCATGGTAGTGTGAAGTGTCAGGGTTGTGGACTGGGCTGCTCAACTATGGCTTCCTGCCAGAGGTGTGACATGATTCTCTGCGCTGCCTGTCATGATGTGGACCCCTCACCTTGCTGTGGCCTCCAGGACTACCACCCCAAATCCCCACGACCCCTTGATGGATACATGCCTGTCAAGGAAAAGCTCTCTGTCTACTCTAATACTCACTCCCACTCCCATCTCCACCCGCACCCcctcacactgactcactcGCACTCTCACCCTCATCCTCACCCCCAGATGGTGGAAAAACCCCTCATGTCCACTAAGCTGTTTCCAAGCAAGTCTGTTGCCTTGACAACGCCAAAGGGAGGCAGCAGTGAGCGAATAAGCATGGGGGGATCGCGGTGCGGGTTTTGCAACAAGCCAGGTGCATCACACACCTGTGTGAACTGCTCTAAGGTGTCATGTGACTCGTGCATGGGCTTGTATGCAAAGGATGTGTGCACGCGAAAGAATCCCCAGCACAGCTTTGTGCCCAACCATCAGCTCAACTTCAAATCTGGCACCATATCTCACCTGGTGTACCGATGAATCAGGCagacaaaatattttgtttctcCTTTGTCGTTCCCTCCCTTAACCTGCGGCGTAGTCTTGCACTATTGCTTTAGCTCTGTTTCAAGTTCAACAACTCGTTCACTATCTTCCCCTTTATCTGATGGTCTTTTTGCTCTCTCTATGACTCTCTTGAACTTTGTACATTTTCTCTTACCGTCAGTAGGGCCCTGGAATGCACATGCCACAGAGAGCCATATCGTGCCCATCTCTCTGCCTTGTACAAGTTCAGGCCTTTTATctatttcttcttccttttaccTTGCTACCTGCTCTTGAGTAGTCATGTGATGTTGTAGCGCTTCCCAAATTCCTCCCCAAATTTTGTCCTCCTCAAAAGGGAAACTAGAGAAAAGAGAGTTTAATTCCTTCTCATCTTGAATGAATTCCGTCCAaatgaacatatatatatatatatatatatatatatatatatatatatatatatatatatatatatatatatatatactttgcCTAACTTCTCAGCTAAAAATTCCtctaatatataaaatatataatatataatatatagtgtgtgtgtgtgtgtgtgtgtgtaggaaagACCTCTGAGCTTGCATTGTGACAAAGGAGTTCTTTTTAAACTTGAAAAATATtagggaaaacagagaaaaacacactggaAGTCAATAAGTAAatagtatatatttttaatctttagaATAATGTGAGACTGTTAAATGGGCATGAGGTCTGGCATTTGGGATTTTTGTGATACAAACATATGTCTGGGTGTGGGGTGGGAGATATCTCAAAGGGACATATTGAGACAATGGTCAGATGCCATATATTCTATTTAAAAGATTATGCCTTGTAAATGAACCCTCAATTATTTCTGGTTATATGACTGAGGTTTAAATGCTGCTGTTGATTTGAGACATTGAAGATGTGTGGTGTTGACTTCTTTCTGGTAAATTGCCTGTTGAGTTGTGTCAGTTCCAAGCCCTCTGCCCCTTTTCATTACACTCCTCAAGCCTCCATGGTCCATGATGTTGTACTACCCCCTTACCAGATCAGTGGCTCCTTGCCAGTCTCATGTGGGGTCACAGATGGTCTCACACTGGGCTACAAATCAAGTGATTGCAGTTCTTTGATAGTGTGTGAGCCTATTGATTGGTTTTAGACTTTATGAAAGTGTAAACTCTGACATGGTTTCTGTCTACCTCAGATAGCTTCAGCTTATACACCCAGTTTGACATTGTGGTTTCAAACTAGCCCTAAAAGCCTAAGAAATACAACAGCTTAATTTGGTTGAGTCTTCAGAAAGTTTTTAGCTTTAGTTTTATTGTGATTTCTGAGCCTGTATTTTGTGTTGATGGTGTACTTGATTGCATAGTACTGTAAATCGTTTGCTCattcaacagacaaaatgacGGTAACAGCTTATAATATCTTGCAGTTGAGTACAAGAAGAGACTATGGGCTCACAAATGACAGTTGAATTGATGCCTCTAGTTAAAAACGCTATTGTGTTTAAAAAACTGTGAACATTTTAGCTTCACAAAGATAGTATTTATCAAATGGCTGTTGCACTATATTTTATAGGGATTGTTGTTGATATTGTTGCATCCACCCACCAATACAACACAGCAATATCAGTTGTGCATGCCTTCAAGTTTTGTGCTGAATTTCCAAGTTTGTTAGGTTTGCatcttattttcttttgcatattttaagaccccccaaacccccccccccccccccccccccctctttaTTGGGGGCTAATTTTGTGCAACTTTGGTTAGCATGAGTTTACTCAAGTCACTGCTATTTGCTgtgaaaatttaatttaactcaTCATAGGGGTCATCATAGGTGAACAAACCTTGCTAACATTTAATACAGTGTCACAAATTTAGAGGGTATTTTAGTGTTTAGGCTTTGATTCTCCATTAAAGAGGAGAATTAATGCAGTATATTGCAGTTGATAGCCACCAAGGGCtaattttaaatcacatttcattaaaaaaaaaatctgtctggGTTATTTTGACAGACATTTTTGGCTACCATAGCCTTTATGTTCTGTCGGGAATAACTGCTAAATGCCTTAAGCTCATTCAGCTCAGCTGTCCTGTCCtggagtattttcatttttttgtgttttactttacaTTGCTCTGTTTTACCAGCCTGTAGGTTACGCATTATCATGGTTTTGCCAGGCTGGATGAACTACATACACAGCCTGTGCTGTCACAGCTAAGCAAAGAATTCACAGTAATTCAAAAATACACTGTAGTATGGATTAACCACCACACAGGGTTTATAAGACGGAGCATATTGAACATATTATCAGAATTATGCAGAAAATTCGCACATTGTAGACCAGTAAATAAACTATAGGCTTACAGGGGTTAGTGTCTGTAATAACCATATTTTGCTTGGAAGTCAAATTTgacatacatttt
Coding sequences within it:
- the spata2 gene encoding spermatogenesis-associated protein 2, which translates into the protein MDSKLKEDLFRRYVTALERRLEEGGEYTRIGTAPEGDKSRHKDNEALLSTATALLGAYQPDPAQRFRMVRFYEVVENSLRCQRGSNLKSLERAFHTLETICTNLLLFPWKKEFRCIKTFTGPYVYHLQSAISDAELRSLMRTIGYACDHDSQFHLQEHPGGTNHLRQLAFELFLAQAECRLLGEVVALARGSASELEALELRRGCRDDAAGCAEALRRRDSLGADMARLSVRPVDIERPHAHHLRRGSRPSKSVDVTDGAGHWHAAVSKPVLKASLSLRKEPLFVDAEEDMKDEIIRPSTSASLFSVVAPPSYSPVADFHPIQSPPPADAYTSYHLSSLDEIDLYTERGGAGTGGRQTPSRPPSREPREARDGWLLKAHGSVKCQGCGLGCSTMASCQRCDMILCAACHDVDPSPCCGLQDYHPKSPRPLDGYMPVKEKLSVYSNTHSHSHLHPHPLTLTHSHSHPHPHPQMVEKPLMSTKLFPSKSVALTTPKGGSSERISMGGSRCGFCNKPGASHTCVNCSKVSCDSCMGLYAKDVCTRKNPQHSFVPNHQLNFKSGTISHLVYR